Proteins encoded together in one Miscanthus floridulus cultivar M001 chromosome 16, ASM1932011v1, whole genome shotgun sequence window:
- the LOC136513351 gene encoding uncharacterized protein, whose amino-acid sequence MRAGRSAAAELSTLAAGGTPWKGRLRSHHTTPQSFPVQRLPSQTNNLGEEEDLQTLKKQAAPKKTVRGCQARAVRQSLRLNGRDSKHPIVIDNEVNEEHKVSADQSAIMVLRRSPRFHVEDKSLGKPLLPPNRLETPPNRKSKSAHLKDKNQESLKSDRRNDGLEPLARIERQNEPQLLCQDPRGITPRKNIADVSNKKSEKKELMPTNCKVLTGKRKRGTKRRLPSKKQSCQEPKPFPTNRQEIAPCDEPRKSTHRRIEKEPSVVVKPKSSDEELPNIDENISKPSGTERGVENFCSSDDWTKEQDMALRKAYFTARPSPHFWKRVSKMVPGRSAEDCFNRIHADLTTPTPIAPRPRTSKTTFSPIGNFTLSDTKLPNLLEPRVARQRTAKQKGLAAQKTVRHLLQKHCVIDQAQEADHFSVFESSPSALQLNLSFENSHGTPDSYTNSGSLGKCSGSTSARKKPFSRLRTKPSEPSPEVLKPIKNVILHEKYIDQLSRREYTKRPRKRTPGSKAADSEKVLSEQKAGSLKAAKNALFSEATDFISSFKKLQAYSLAHVVENSEDDEIECDVSDYSHDDKE is encoded by the exons ATGAGGGCAGGGCGGTCTGCTGCTGCG GAACTCTCCACCCTGGCTGCTGGCGGGACGCCATGGAAGGGACGGCTGCGCTCTCACCACACGACCCCTCAAAGTTTTCCCGTTCAGAGGCTCCCTTCGCAGACCAATAACCTGGGGGAGGAAGAGGATCTCCAAACATTGAAGAAGCAGGCTGCCCCCAAGAAGACAGTGAGAGGTTGTCAGGCTAGAGCTGTACGGCAATCGCTGCGGCTCAATGGCAGAGATTCTAAGCATCCAATCGTGATAGACAATGAAGTAAATGAG GAACATAAGGTCAGCGCTGATCAATCAGCAATTATGGTTCTCCGCAGATCCCCACGGTTTCATGTGGAAGATAAGAGTTTGGGCAAGCCGCTGTTGCCCCCAAATCGCCTGGAGACCCCTCCTAACAGAAAGAGTAAAAGTGCTCATTTGAAAGACAAAAATCAAGAGAGTCTGAAAAGTGATAGGAGAAATGATGGATTGGAGCCTTTGGCAAGGATTGAAAGGCAGAATGAGCCCCAGTTACTTTGTCAAGATCCCCGAGGCATCACCCCCAGGAAAAATATTGCAGATGTATCTAACAAAAAGAGTGAGAAGAAAGAGTTAATGCCCACTAATTGTAAAGTGTTGACAGGAAAGAGGAAGAGAGGCACAAAAAGGAGGTTGCCATCGAAGAAGCAAAGTTGCCAAGAGCCAAAACCATTCCCTACAAATCGCCAAGAAATTGCACCTTGTGATGAACCCAGAAAATCTACCCACAGAAGGATTGAAAAGGAACCTTCTGTTGTGGTGAAGCCTAAAAGTAGTGATGAGGAATTGCCAAACATTGATGAAAACATCAGCAAACCAAGTGGGACTGAAAGAGGAGTGGAAAATTTTTGTAGTTCTGATGATTGGACGAAAGAGCAGGACATGGCATTGCGCAAAGCTTACTTCACTGCCCGACCATCCCCACATTTCTGGAAGAGAGTTTCAAAAATG GTGCCAGGGAGATCTGCTGAAGACTGCTTCAACAGAATTCATGCTGACCTCACGACACCAACTCCAATAGCCCCACGTCCCAGAACAAGTAAAACAACATTTTCTCCTATAGGAAATTTCACATTGTCTGATACAAAACTTCCAAATCTCTTGGAACCTAGAGTTGCAAGGCAAAGGACCGCTAAACAGAAGGGTCTAGCAGCACAGAAGACAGTGAGGCATTTGTTGCAGAAGCATTGTGTCATTGACCAAGCTCAAGAGGCTGATCACTTCTCAGTTTTTGAAAGCTCACCAAGTGCCTTACAATTGAACTTATCTTTTGAAAATTCTCATGGGACCCCTGACAGTTATAcgaattcaggttctctaggcaAATGCAGTGGAAGCACTTCAGCACGAAAGAAACCATTTTCAAGGTTAAGAACTAAGCCATCTGAACCGAGCCCAGAAGTTCTCAAGCCTATAAAGAATGTTATCTTACATGAGAAGTACATTGATCAATTGTCACGTAGAGAATACACAAAAAGGCCTCGCAAAAGGACTCCAGGCTCTAAAGCTGCTGATTCTGAGAAGGTTCTTTCTGAGCAGAAAGCTGGTAGTCTGAAGGCCGCTAAAAATGCTCTCTTCTCAGAAGCAACGGACTTTATAAGCAGTTTTAAGAAGCTGCAAGCCTATTCCCTTGCACATGTTGTGGAGAATAGTGAAGATGATGAGATTGAATGTGATGTCAGTGATTATAGCCATGATGATAAAGAATAA